The genomic DNA aagaaaattttaaagatgtCCTGATCTCTCACCAGTGCTTTGTCCGTTTTGGATTTTCTAAACCAATGAggtttggggttggggtttgggtggtttttgttgttttcaggtttttttccaaattcataATGATTTCTAAAGTCAGGTTAAATTACTGCAGTTAATACTTTGACCCTGATGAGTAACAACCCCCCTGACTTCAACAGGAGGTGAAATAAACCTTCCACTGTGCAAAGTGATTTATCAAACCAAATCAATGGCTAAACCAGACGAAAACCATTCAAAACAAACTCAGTAGTGAACTTTGACTaccttaaaatgtattttgaacCAAACAGTAAATTCTGCAGTTCCTGCATCTCCTGTGTTTGCTGATAAAAATAGTGTCATTTTTAACATGTTTGTGCAGCAAACAGGAATATCCATAAAAGGAATAACTCTGcattcctgcagcacctgcatCAGGATGGCAGCCAAAGGAAATGGAACCCTCAGCACTCACTTTGTTCTCCTGGGATTCTCTGAGCAGGGCAACGGCCAGGTTGTCCTCTTTGTGGTGTTCCTGGTGATCTATGTGGTCACCCTGCTGGGGAATgcggggctgctgctgttgatcCGCCTGGTTGCCCAGCTCCACACACCCATGTACTtcttcctgagcagcctgtccttCCTAGACCTCTGCTGTTCCTCCTGCATCACTCCCAGGCTGCTCCGGGATCTCCTGGATGAGGACAAGGTCATTTCTCACGCGGCGTGCTTCACACAGTTCTATTTCTACGTGGCCTTCGCCACCGCCGAGTGCTACCTCCTGGCCGCCATGGCCTACGACCGCTACGTGGCCATCTGCCGCCCGCTGCTCTACTCCCTCTCCATGTCCCGAGGGATCTGTGTGCTCCTGGTGGCCGGCTCGGGCCTGGCTGGGGTCACCAACGCCACCCTCCACACGGGCCTGGCGCTCAGGCTCAGCTTCTGCGGCCCCAACGCCATCCACCACTTCTACTGCGAGGGGCCGCCGCTCTTCGCCCTCTCCTGTGTGGACCCCGCGCCCAACGAGCTGGGGATGTTCGTCATGGCGGGTTTCCACCTGGCTGCCACCATCCTGGCCATCCTGCTCTCCTATGCCTTCATCCTGGCCGCCGTCCTGGGCACGCGCTCGGCTGCCGGGAAGCGCAAAGCTTTCTCCACCTGCGCGTCCCACCTGGCCGCCGTGGTGCTCTTCTATGGGTCCCTCGTGTCCATGTACTGCCGGcgcagctccaggagctcctgggagAGAGACAAGGTGGCCTCCGTGTTCTACACCATGGTGACGCCCATGCTGAACCCCTTCATCTACAGCCTGAGGAACCAGGAGGTGAAGGCCGAGGTCTGCCGGCTGATGGGGAGGAAACACTCAGCTGAAATATAGTactgtcatttttttatttgtgtttgctggctgctattttaatttcaggaatTTAAGCCCTTCTTGACCGCTTGTAGAGCTTGAATACCAGGGACTCTTCATCTGTTCTGATTTACAGCTACTTGGGACCATTTCCCTtcttttaggagaaaaaaaaaacttctctcCATATGAGTGATTGAGACACTCTCTGGGTGTTTAAACATCAGTATATCCCagataatgtaaaaataaaatgcatcagGAGAGTTTCTAAAGTGTTCTCCATTCTTTCCAATTAACTGTTGCAGCACTTCTCCAAATCCTGAGCTGTTTCCCAATCCCTGAATCTCCATTTCTTACACTGGTTCTTTTTTACTTCCCTATGATGCCAAGAAGCCAATCATATATTTCAAGGacaaatttatatatatttaaaattacatatattttaagaaaagaaagataaagaaattcCAATTAACAAACTTTCTTTATATACTAAAGTAGTACATTTTAAGATCTTtatgaatataaaattatatatattatattttatatatttcatgtttttatatatatataaagaagtGAGACATAAACCCTCAGGCTTCCATTAAACTTCCTGGAACTCATGGTGTTTACTTACCAGTGCAagtctcctgctgcaggagctgcttccaAAGTCATCCATTCCAAAAGGAATTTCCTGTTTGCCACCACAGGACAGGCAGTGACCCAACTCAAGGCCCAAGCTTGCTCAAAGAGCAGAGAGCCCCCATCTGGCAACTCCTATGGATCATGTGGAATTACAACCACTGCTCCCTATCCTGgcattttattcatattttggttttattattaaacAGGTTTTGCTTAGTTTTGAGCAATTGTGCAATTTCCCCTCTAAAATAAACTGTGAgacacagaggaaggaaaaacaaactacAGTGAAACTGAGCACAGAAGGAGTGGCAGGAACGCTGACCAGGAGCAAATAGGGGGTGGAAACAgttacagaatcccagaatcatttaggctggaaaagcacTTTGAGAACATGGAGCCCAACTGTTAACCCAGTTGTGCCAAGGGCATAACCCATGTCTAAGCTCAGTCTGTAGAGGTGAGACCTgagagccccttccagagcctaaagaGGCTCCTGGAGACCTGCAGAGAGACTCTGGGCAAGGGCctggagtggcaggacaaggggtGATGGCTTTACACTGACAGatcatttagattggatatggggaagaaattcttccctgtgagggtgctgaggccctggcacaggtttcccagggaagctgttgctgccccatccctggaagtgtccaaggccaggttgcatGCGGCTTGGAGtagcctgggatagtggaaggtgtccctgcccatggcagggagtggaatgggatgagataTAAGGTCTCTAAACACAGTCCCATGCCAACACATTGACCCTGCAGCTTTTTGGCTCCAGGGCCTGGATCTGACAAACAAAGCATCTGGAGAAGTTCACTTTGTTTTTAACAAGGaagaaagtttcttctttgttttccttcgCTAATTAGTCTCTCATGGCTCAttaagaagaaggaaagaaattgttGAAAAGTTCCATGATGATGATTAAGAAACTTTCTTGGCAAAGCCCAGAAGATCTTGTTAAGCTGGTGATCCCTTGAAGGGTGGTTGGTCTCCCAGGATCACTTCTTGCTCTGGGAATGGGAGCAGCATCCCTTGTGGTGAAAATAGCTGTGAGCACCTGCATGGTGGGGCCCTGGAGCTCAGACTTGCTGCTGGAGAACTTTCTCAGTTCTTCatttaaacatgaaaatctTCAACTGAAGGACAGTGGGTTTACACTGGGTATAggaaagaaatccttccctgggaggttGGTgaggcctggcacaggttgcccagagaagctgtggctgtccctggatctctggcagtgttgaaggccaggttggacagggcttggcCAAGTGGAAGatgtcactgcccatggcagggggttggaatgggatgagtCTTAGTGTGTCTTCCCACTCAACTTTGATATCAAAAGTCTCTGTCTTGCCAAGTCCTTTATAATTTAATTCTGTCAATTCCAACTTCTTCATCCAGGTCTAAATCCACCTTTCCCACTTCCCCCTAGACCTAAAACACCTCTTCTCCTGCTGGTTTTTTCCTAGAGAACAAGGAGACTGCTCTCCTTCCATTTACTTTTCAAAAGGAAGTGAATTCTCATATAACTCCTCAGAACACATCTACACAACCCAATgccaaaaggaaaagttttctgCTTCCACTTTTCCTTGATGCAGCCAAGGCTTATCCCTCTGCAGTGTCTGAACTCATCCCACCCCACAAAGGTGTCAACAGGTGAGGGACAACCAAAATGAGAAGTGTGGAGAACAGCAGGAAGGGTCTGCTGAGCTTATCCAGACCAGCCAAATTGTGAATGGAAGTCACAGGATTGCCCTCTAAAACAACAAATGTCCTTTCAAATTCATTAGGATGAGTAGaaattaggaatttttttctaatttaagtGCCTGCCAGGAAAAGATGAAGGATTGCTGTTCTCTCCCCAGTGTTGTGACTATCCCTGTACCTTCTTTATTGAGCCATAATTTGGAGAACtgttggtttgggcttttttaggGCCTTTCCAGACCCAAAAAGCTCCCAACTATCCACAGATCAGGTGTTGAGGATTCTTTTACCTATGGAAACCAAGTCATGTGCTTAAAGTTTGAGTGAAATGTACCAGTTAGGTTTTCATTATGTGTTTTGGCACTTGGACACTTGCATTTCCCTTGATATTCCAAGGTGTATCTTGAGATCCTGACTCGCATCAGCTTTTTATCCctctaagtcagaaaaaaatgcacttttaaagccttttattttactcatttatcaatcaaatttaaaaatactcttatTCTTCCCAAATgctccctcccaccccagcagctTGGCTCTAATAAATAACTCACAGGTAACAATGAGGAATTTTATTGGAGTTTAGGGAAAAGGACAATAACCttgcaagaaaaatacatattgaTCAGTGCAAAATAAGTTATAAACCAATAAAACTGtgattttctcttcctgagaGAAAGAGAGGTTTAATTGGAATAATACCCTGGAATAATTCTCTCTGATTTCTTCCGACAGCCTTGTGGCTGCACAGGGAATTCAAGTTTGAGGCTCCCACTCCCGTTTCCTTCCAAGGAATATGTGACTGTTGaggtctctttctccaggatAAATATTGTAATTGAGTTTTGTGAGGAACTGTGGAAGAACCTATATAAAATTGTGAGGATTGGggaaaaatccaaataatttaattttatttctttattcttgcTTCGGAGGAACAGTTTGCTTTCACAAGGGTGAGGAGTGGCAGGACAACAGGTAATGGCTTTAAGctgagagtaggtttagatgagattctgagaagaaattcttccctgtgaggggtgggtgcctggcacaggctgcccagagaagctgttgctgccccatccctggaagaattccaggccaggctggatggggtttggagcagcaaggtgtccctgcccatggagtgTAGGAccagatggtctttaaggtcccttccaaccctaaccaTTCCAGGGCTCCCTGATGCCATGACCTGCACCTCTCTGACACCAGCAGAGGTTTAACACCCTCCTCCTGCACTTCCCCAGCGCTGCCTTCACCTCCTTGTTCCTCAGGCTGTAGATGAAGGGGTTGAGCACGGGGCTGACCACGGTGTAGAAGACAGAGACCACCTTGTCCCGGCCGCCGTGCCGCGACGCCGGCTGCAGGTACATGAAGAACAGGGTGCCGTAGAACACGGACACGGACACCAAGTGGGAGGCGCAGGTGTGGAAGGCTCTGGCCCTGCCGGGGGCCGAGCGCATGCCCAGGACGGCGTGGAGGACGCGGCAGTAGGAGAGCAGGATGGCCACGCTGGTGCCCAGCCCGTTGGCCGTGGCCAGGCCGAAGATGGCGGCCTCTCTGCCGCGGGTGTCGGAGCAGGCCAGCCTCAGCACAGGGCCGGCATCACAGAAAAAATGGTCGACACGGTGAGGCCCGCAGAAGGAGCCCCCAAACGTGCAGCCGGTGTAGAGGAGGGCGCTGAGGGAGGCCACAAGGTAGGACAAGGccaccagctgccagcaggccCGGGGGGACATGACGGTGACGTAGCGCAGGGGGTGGCAGACGGCGACATGGCGGTCGTAGGCCATGGCAGCCAGGAGGTGACACTCAGCCGTGGCAAAGAGAGCAAAGAGGTGGAATTGCGTCACGCAGCCGGCCCAGGAAATGGTTTTATTCCCAGATATCAGATTTGTGAGCATTTTGGGGGAGATGACGGTGGAATAGCAGATGTCGGCCAGGGAAAGGTGGGTGAGGAAGAAGTACATGGGGGTGTGGAGGCTGGGAGCCACCCAAACCAAGACCACCAGCCCCATGTTCCCCACCAAAGTGACCCCATAAATCAACAGAAAGAGCCCAAAAAGTGGGGCCTGTGCCCAGGGAGTGTCTGTCATTCCCAGAAGGATGAATATGGGCTGTGTGTGGTTTCCTCCCATGGGTGGGTGTTACCTGCtgaggcaaagggaaaaaatatatcaaaatggTAAAGCCCAGAATTCCACTTTCTTTCATAATTAACTCAAAACAATTACCATTTTAATTGCCATACTTTGGTTTATTCCATATATTTTGCAAACATAAATActgtacttttttatttatcagTTGTCTAGAAAAGAATTCGAGGCTTCAAGAAACACAAATGgcaaatctgcttttctgtgcctGGATACCTAAAATTATGGATTTATTCTGGCACACATTAATTaaggatgaagaaaagaatCAGATATTTATTCCCTTTTGGCTTGAAAGAAATTTGTTTCAGAAGATACCCTGGACTCTCATGGGAGATAACATAAACCTGGAGTGGGAGAAAGTGCCAGTAAAATCCCAGATTATACCACATTAAGAACATTTTTCCTCGGCTTTTAATTATTAATCCAATCCATCAAACTGTTACATTATATATCACTCACACTGGATAAAAATCACATGGataaattcatgttttataCCTTTCTGAGCTCCAGCAGGCTGAAACATCCAATAACCATGGGAGTTAAGATAAAAATTACAtggaatggaaataaattttaaaacaatccaGTTCCAGAGGCTGATTTGTTAACAACTGCATTCTGTTGACAATTCTTTATAATTAAATAAGACTTGTCAACACTTCCATAAATCCGTTTATCTTGCTTTAGCTGcctaaggaaaacaaaaaccaattTGCAGAAGCCACTACTcctatttattattaaaaaatcctattttcagAAGGGTGTTTTCCAACACAGCCCCAAAAAAGAGGATACGAGGACATGAAGAACAAAGTCAACTTCTTTCTCTTGGATTTACAGCTCTTCCTATGCCCTCACTGTGGTGCAAGGAGCCAAGAGTTTATCCCAAATGCAGCAGAGAATATCCAGGCTGATGTGGAGAGGGATGTGCTTCTTCCCTGACTCCGACGCCGAGCCTGTGGGTGACGGGGCTGTGAATatgtcccctctgctctcctgggacaAAACCCTCAGGGCTCCTCATGacacagcaaataaacaaagaaaagaaaggggagggaaagggataGATTGGAATTCTGAAATCCATTGTGCTTCAGGGATCTCAAATCCATCACGTGGATGAGCCACCACGTCACATGGACACACGGCACCAGCAATGACCGGCTGGTCAGAGGgtccccaagtgtcacacaAAGCATTTCCATACTGCCCAGTTTTCCTTCAAGGGTGGGATTATCCGCGTTGAGGTACCTGCAAGCCAGATGTCCACACctgagcaggcagctctgcGCACTTTCAGACAGTGACTAATTGTCCCAGAGTGAACTAATCTGCATTAATCACCCCATTTGGGGCCCCACCTACACCTTGACCCTTAAACTCTATTTAAGCTCAGCCCAACAAGATTGTTCCCATCTGGAGTTATACTGGAGAAGTCCTGATTGCCAGTTTAACAGCATGAGCACATCATTGAATCCCTTTAATCTACACCTTGCCTTGATCACTGATCCAGCCCTGATGAGGGATTGAGCTGTTTTTTGGATGTTTCAGCGTGCTGGGGCAAATAAAGATATAAAACATTCATTTATCAAATCGAATTTTATCCAGTGTGAATGATATATAACAGTTTGATAGATAGGattcataattaaaataaataatgaataaattttaaaatatatagtaTTTAGGCCAATACTGGACCTGCCTCATTGTCACCAGCTCACCTGGTGGTTTGGGGTCTTGGCTCAGAGAACATCAGGAAGCTTGGAATTCATCTCGTTCTGATTTATGAGGCAAGCTGAAAGgtggaaaaataagatttttggGGAAGTAGGTGGTGATTTGGTGCAACACAGTCctgtaaaaagataaaataaatctgatttaattCAATGCCAAAGAAATGGAGTAGAAATGctcatgaaagcaaaaattgctatttttcttggaaaatgcacaaaagcagaggaagggtATAGTTATAAACAGTTCAAAGGTTTATACTTAATTACCTGATAATTATTTAACTTCTTTTACAAGCTGTTCTGCCTTCCTGGTAGTTATTTTTCAGTATCAAAAGTTTCCCATGGAAATAACTGgatttcctggttttatttattactttgaGAAAAGAGGGGGTGTTTGAAGTCATGCCTGGGGAACTGGGAATAAAGCAGGAACTAATGGTAGTCAGTGGTGAAATTTTGGTATGGAAACTCACCAAATTCCAACATTGATGTTAAAATGTTGTTGTTTGTGGAGCTACAGCCAGCCAAAACATCAGCATGAGCTGGATGGTCTTTAGGgccccttccaagccaaaccattccaggattctgtcACCCTGCGTGGGTCTCCTTTGGACATGGCATATCCTCTTCCAGTCTACCTGGAGTGTCTTGATCCCTCTAATCCCACCTAAGATATCACAGGATGTGCCTAAAGTTATTGATAACTGACAGATAAATCCCATCTGTGGATCCAAACTGTACTCTGTGGGCAGCTGAGATATTCCTGGGAATACctggagcagaaaaagaaggTTTAATGGGCTCTGGATCAAGACTTCCTGGGGCTAAATCAGGAGTAGCCTGGAGGCCTTTTGGGCTCATTTCTTACCTGGAGGCTTGGATCAGCCTTGACCCCCTGTAATcccagctggctgctccagggatcCATCCAGGACAGCCTAAGCTGTTTGCAATGGATACCTGGAGCAAACCCACCCACTGTCCCTGAAGTAAAATGATATTCactataaaaaataataatatttctattaaagGATGTTTTGCTGAAT from Sylvia atricapilla isolate bSylAtr1 chromosome 6, bSylAtr1.pri, whole genome shotgun sequence includes the following:
- the LOC136362039 gene encoding olfactory receptor 5AR1-like; translation: MAAKGNGTLSTHFVLLGFSEQGNGQVVLFVVFLVIYVVTLLGNAGLLLLIRLVAQLHTPMYFFLSSLSFLDLCCSSCITPRLLRDLLDEDKVISHAACFTQFYFYVAFATAECYLLAAMAYDRYVAICRPLLYSLSMSRGICVLLVAGSGLAGVTNATLHTGLALRLSFCGPNAIHHFYCEGPPLFALSCVDPAPNELGMFVMAGFHLAATILAILLSYAFILAAVLGTRSAAGKRKAFSTCASHLAAVVLFYGSLVSMYCRRSSRSSWERDKVASVFYTMVTPMLNPFIYSLRNQEVKAEVCRLMGRKHSAEI
- the LOC136363156 gene encoding olfactory receptor 8U3-like — encoded protein: MGGNHTQPIFILLGMTDTPWAQAPLFGLFLLIYGVTLVGNMGLVVLVWVAPSLHTPMYFFLTHLSLADICYSTVISPKMLTNLISGNKTISWAGCVTQFHLFALFATAECHLLAAMAYDRHVAVCHPLRYVTVMSPRACWQLVALSYLVASLSALLYTGCTFGGSFCGPHRVDHFFCDAGPVLRLACSDTRGREAAIFGLATANGLGTSVAILLSYCRVLHAVLGMRSAPGRARAFHTCASHLVSVSVFYGTLFFMYLQPASRHGGRDKVVSVFYTVVSPVLNPFIYSLRNKEVKAALGKCRRRVLNLCWCQRGAGHGIREPWNG